A part of Dryobates pubescens isolate bDryPub1 chromosome 3, bDryPub1.pri, whole genome shotgun sequence genomic DNA contains:
- the XRN2 gene encoding 5'-3' exoribonuclease 2: protein MGVPAFFRWLSRKYPSIIVNCVEEKAKECNGVKAPIDTSKPNPNEVEFDNLYLDMNGIIHPCTHPEDKPAPKNEDEMMVAIFEYIDRIFNIVRPRRLLYMAIDGVAPRAKMNQQRSRRFRASKEGMEAAEEKKKIRQEILAKGGILPPEEVKERFDSNCITPGTEFMDNLAKCLRYYIADRLNTDPGWKNLTVILSDASAPGEGEHKIMDYIRRQRAQPNHDPNTHHCLCGADADLIMLGLATHEPNFTIIREEFKPNKPRPCALCNQLGHEVKDCQGLPREKQGKHDQFADTLPVSEQEFIFIRLCVLREYLERELTMASLPFTFDFERSVDDWVFMCFFVGNDFLPHLPSLEIREGAIDRLVNIYKNVVHKTGGYLTESGFVNLQRVQMIMLAVGEVEDSIFKKRKDDDDNFKRRQKEKKKRMKRDHPSFIPGGQFSPQALGNRSSPQAISNPRQAAFEMRMHDRQNPTTPSPNTSFTSDGSPSPAGGMKRKAEDSDSEPEPEDNIRLWETGWKQRYYKNKFDVDASDEKFRRKVVQSYVEGLCWVLRYYYQGCASWNWYYPFHYAPFASDFEGIADMPSDFEKGSKPFKPLEQLMGVFPAASGNFLPPTWRKLMTDPESSIIDFYPEDFAIDLNGKKYAWQGVALLPFVDERRLRAALEEVYPDLTPEESRRNSLGGDVLFVGKHHPLCDFIVEQYKTKNTEPVDMPPELCHGIQGKLTLNDNAVLPDQTVVSPVPMLRDLTQNSAVSISFKDPQFDEDFVFKAVVLPGAKKPAPVLKPGDWEKTNNDGRPWRPQLGFNRDRKPVHLDQSAFRTLGHTMPRDRGMPGMYANAVPLGSYGTPYARPLMGGQQQIPKLLSNLRPQEAWRGPTPLFPQNPQRTAGAAPLLAWNRMLQSPNQYPPNQYQGLGGPMGYPQRPEDRMDRGRQAYGPGRPYPLQPPSGRYSWN from the exons GCCAAAGAGTGCAATGGCGTCAAGGCTCCCATTGATACCAGCAAACCTAACCCCAATGAGGTGGAGTTTGACAACCTGTACTTGGATATGAATGGTATCATTCACCCCTGTACACATCCAGAGGACAA GCCAGCACCCAAGAATGAAGACGAAATGATGGTTGCAATTTTTGAGTATATTGACAGGATCTTCAACATTGTACGGCCAAGGAGGCTTCTTTACATGGCTATAGATGGAGTA GCGCCACGTGCAAAAATGAATCAACAGCGGTCGAGAAGATTCAGAGCATCAAAGGAAGGCatggaagctgctgaggaaaagaaaaaaataagacaaGAGATTCTGGCAAAAG GTGGCATTCTTCCTCCAGAAGAAGTGAAAGAGAGATTTGACAGCAACTGCATTACCCCA GGAACTGAGTTTATGGACAATCTGGCTAAGTGTCTGCGCTATTACATCGCTGACCGCTTGAACACTGACCCAGGCTGGAAGAATTTGACA GTTATTTTGTCTGATGCTAGTGCTCCTGGTGAAGGTGAACATAAAATCATGGACTACATTAGAAGGCAAAGAG CTCAACCAAACCATGATCCAAACACTCATCACTGTCTCTGTGGGGCTGATG CTGACCTGATTATGCTTGGATTAGCTACACATGAACCAAACTTCACTATCATTAGGGAAGAgtttaaaccaaacaaacccaggcCGTGTGCTCTTTGCAACCAGTTGGGTCACGAGGTTAAGGACTGCCAAGGTTTGCCCAGAGAAAAACAAGGCAAG caCGATCAGTTTGCTGACACTCTTCCTGTCTCCGAACAAGAATTCATCTTCATCCGACTGTGCGTTTTGCGAGAG TATTTGGAAAGGGAACTCACCATGGCCAGTTTGCCTTTCACTTTTGATTTCGAAAGAAGCGTTGACGACTGGGTCTTCATGTGCTTCTTCGTGGGAAATgactttcttcctcatctgccATCTTTGGAGATCAG GGAGGGAGCAATCGATCGCTTGGTTAACATATACAAAAACGTGGTGCACAAAACTGGG GGCTACCTCACAGAAAGTGGCTTTGTCAACCTGCAGAGGGTCCAGATGATCATGCTCGCTGTTGGAGAAGTTGAAGACAGCATCttcaagaagagaaaagacGATGAT GATAACTTTAAAAGAcgacagaaagagaaaaaaaaaagaatgaag AGGGATCATCCTTCTTTTATTCCTGGTGGACAATTTTCCCCTCAAGCTCTGGGAAATCGATCTAGCCCTCAGGCAATCAGTAACCCTAGACAAGCTGCCTTTGAAATGAGGATGCACGACAGACAGAATCCT ACAACTCCATCCCCAAACACCAGCTTCACTTCTGACGGCAGCCCTTCCCCGGCAGGAGGCATGAAACGGAAAGCTGAAGACAGCGACAGCGAACCGGAGCCAGAGGATAACATCAG gtTATGGGAGACAGGTTGGAAACAGCGCTACTACAAAAACAAATTCGATGTCGATGCATCTGACGAGAAATTCCGACGCAAGGTTGTGCAGTCCTACGTGGAAGGCCTCTGCTGGGTGCTCAGATACTATTACCAG GGCTGTGCATCCTGGAACTGGTATTACCCTTTTCACTACGCTCCGTTTGCCTCGGACTTTGAGGGTATCGCAGACATGCCTTCAGATTTCGAGAAGGGCTCCAAACCG TTTAAGCCTCTTGAACAACTTATGGGAGTGTTTCCAGCCGCAAGTGGAAATTTTCTGCCGCCAACATGGAGGAAACTCATGACAGATCCA GAATCAAGCATAATTGACTTCTACCCTGAAGATTTTGCTATTGATTTAAATGGGAAGAAATACGCTTGGCAAG GTGTTGCCTTATTGCCATTTGTTGATGAGCGACGCCTTAGAGCTGCCCTGGAAGAAGTCTACCCTGACCTCACTCCTGAAGAAA GCAGAAGGAACAGCCTTGGTGGTGATGTTCTCTTTGTTGGTAAACACCATCCTCTTTGTGACTTTATTGTGGAACAGTACAAGACCAAAAATACAGAG ccaGTGGATAtgcccccagagctgtgccatggAATCCAGGGAAAGCTTACACTCAATGACAATGCTGTTCTTCCAGATCA GACAGTGGTGTCTCCTGTTCCAATGCTGCGTGATCTGACACAAAATTCTGCAGTCAG TATCTCTTTCAAAGATCCGCAGTTCGATGAAGACTTTGTTTTCAAGGCTGTGGTGTTACCTGGTGCAAA gaagcctgctccagttctgaagcccgGAGACTGGGAGAAAACCAACAATGACGGCAGGCCGTGGAGACCACAGCTGGGTTTTAACCGAGACAGAAAGCCAGTCCACTTGGACCAGTCAGCCTTCAGAACGTTAGG GCATACAATGCCAAGGGATAGAGGGATGCCAGGAATGTATGCCAATGCAGTACCCCTTGGAAGCTACGGGACCCCTTATGCCAGACCACTGatgggtgggcagcagcagattcCAAAACTGTTGTCAA ATCTTCGACCCCAGGAGGCTTGGCGAGGTCCTACACCCTTGTTTCCACAGAACCCACAAAG